The Triticum aestivum cultivar Chinese Spring chromosome 3A, IWGSC CS RefSeq v2.1, whole genome shotgun sequence genome includes a region encoding these proteins:
- the LOC123058931 gene encoding uncharacterized protein, with protein MKLAGLEDYQRLVLPDHGMYGDLKQYRLYYHTYQGDVEYVQFREQMAEQIKWIDDEAALFGDQRLRNELEAFIQTLRIAMRFPNISGHSVVSALREHLYSLRFDFNHRRTWMVSILRYGNGLLGIRLYYPANLHN; from the exons ATGAAGCTTGCCGGCTTGGAAGACTACCAGCGGCTAGTGCTTCCTGATCAT GGTATGTATGGAGATTTGAAGCAATACCGCCTGTATTATCATACCTATCAGGGAGATGTAGAGTATGTCCAGTTCCGTGAGCAGATGGCGGAGCAAATTAAG TGGATTGACGATGAAGCAGCACTCTTCGGCGATCAG CGGCTGAGAAACGAGCTAGAGGCTTTTATTCAAACACTGAGGATTGCGATGCGGTTTCCAAATATTTCCGGACACTCAGTTGTCTCTGCCTTACGT GAGCATCTATATAGCCTTCGGTTTGACTTTAACCACCGAAGGACTTGGATGGTGTCTATCTTGAGATATGGAAACGGGTTGCTAGGAATAAGGTTATATTATCCGGCCAATCTTCACAATTAA